The region TGCTCGTGGTGATGAACTCGTTCAACTCTGCCCGCATCGCCAGCTGGCCGGTCAGCGGGTTCAGCCTCGAGTGGTGGGGCCGCGCGTTCACGAGTCAGCCCGTCAGGGACGCGCTGCTCAACTCGGTGCTGGTCGCCACGGGCGCTACGGCCATCGCGCTCGTGCTGGGCACGCTCGTGGCCTTCGCTCTGCAGCGGTACCGCTTCTTCGGACAGCGAGGGGTCAACCTCCTCGTGGTGCTGCCGATCGCCCTGCCCGGAATCGTGACCGGTGTCGCGCTGAACAACACCTACAACCAGATGCTCGAGCCGATCGGCATCCAGGTCGGATTCTGGGGCATGATCATCGCCCACGGCACCTTCTGCATCGTCATGGTCTTCAACAACGTGCTGGCACGTCTGCGGCGCATGAACCCGAGTCTCGAGGAGGCCTCGCAGGATCTCGGAGCGACTCCGTGGCAGACCTTCCGCATGGTGACGTTCCCGCAGTTCCGCAGCGCGCTGGTGGCCGGTGCCATCCTCGCCTTCGCCCTGAGCTTCGACGAGGTGTACGTGACGATCTTCACGGCTCCGCCGGGCGTCGACACGCTGCCGCTGTGGATCATGAATCAGATGGCGCGTCCCAACGAGGCGAACGTCGTGAACGTCGTCGCGACGGTCGTCATCCTGGCATCCTTCATCCCGGTGTGGGTCTCGCAGCGACTCTCACGTGACGTCGCCGACCGAGACTGAGCGGCACGGACGGTCGCGGTTACGCGCTCAGCGGACGTCTCGCATTGACCACGGCCCGGGATGCGGGGTTGGATGGACTCATGACTGAACGCACGAAGCCCGAGTTCGACGCGCCCACCGGACCCGCTCCCGCAGAGCTCGTCATCCGCGACATCATCGAGGGCGACGGCGCCGAGGCCAAGCCCGGCGACACCGTCACCGTCCACTATGCCGGTGTGGAGTACGACTCCGGTGAGGAGTTCGACTCGTCGTGGGGCCGCGGCGAGACCATCCAGTTCCCGCTGCGCGGCCTGATCCAGGGATGGCAGGACGGCATCCCCGGTATGAAGGTCGGCGGTCGCCGCGAGCTCGTGATCCCCCCGCACCTGGCCTACGGTCCGGCGGGCGCAGGTCACTTCCTCTCGGGCAAGACCCTCATCTTCATCATCGACCTCGTCGCCGTCGGCTGATCGACAGACGCTCTGAGAGAACCCCTGTCCGCCTCGGCGGACAGGGGTTCTCTCATGTTCTCGGACACGCCGGGAATACATGCGTGTGAATGTAAGTTATCCTCGGTACTGCGCGAGAGCGCCCCGATGAACGTCAAGGAGAACACTTATGTCGATCGAGATCCCCGGCTACCGTCCCGGCACCTGGGTCCTGGACCCCAGCCACAGCGAGGTCACCTTCAGCGTGCGCCACATGATGATCTCGAAGGTGCGCGGCTCCTTCGGCATCAAGAACGCGACCCTGATCGCTCCCGAGAACCC is a window of Microbacterium esteraromaticum DNA encoding:
- a CDS encoding FKBP-type peptidyl-prolyl cis-trans isomerase, which gives rise to MTERTKPEFDAPTGPAPAELVIRDIIEGDGAEAKPGDTVTVHYAGVEYDSGEEFDSSWGRGETIQFPLRGLIQGWQDGIPGMKVGGRRELVIPPHLAYGPAGAGHFLSGKTLIFIIDLVAVG
- a CDS encoding ABC transporter permease, with the translated sequence MLRLSRTSKIVLGIIVAVILAFMYVPLMLVVMNSFNSARIASWPVSGFSLEWWGRAFTSQPVRDALLNSVLVATGATAIALVLGTLVAFALQRYRFFGQRGVNLLVVLPIALPGIVTGVALNNTYNQMLEPIGIQVGFWGMIIAHGTFCIVMVFNNVLARLRRMNPSLEEASQDLGATPWQTFRMVTFPQFRSALVAGAILAFALSFDEVYVTIFTAPPGVDTLPLWIMNQMARPNEANVVNVVATVVILASFIPVWVSQRLSRDVADRD